A genome region from Anopheles stephensi strain Indian chromosome 2, UCI_ANSTEP_V1.0, whole genome shotgun sequence includes the following:
- the LOC118503707 gene encoding spermine oxidase, translating into MSEDGAATTSNKTAETMNNDQQQQQQDKRKHKVIIVGAGMAGLSSANHLAKNGCTDFLILEGRNRVGGRIVSIDMGSQKIELGANWIHGVLGNPMFELAMQHGLISIINIPKPHKVVAATEDGKQVPFQILQEIYEAYVCFLRRCEEYFLCQYLPPPDIHSVGEHINLEVELYLNGVDCQKEKHLRKLIFDCLLKRETCITGCHSMDEIDLLELGSYTELQGGNIVLPSGYSSILKPLCDNLPNENVVLSCPVRRIHWKRKAALRAASSGAAASGASDTILEEDEDDGNESDDSDRTVTEVPIGGDAQGTADEQKATAATKILKTSTANVVVECENGAVYEADHVICTLPLGVLKEQSETLFVPALPQYKIESIDSLLFGTVDKIFLEYDRPFLNATISEIMLLWDGQDGSDGEAPDETQEPDGQWLKDNWYKKIYSFSKVSDTLLLGWISGREAEYMETLSHEIVAERCTEILRQFLKDPFVPKPKRCVCTSWRKQPFSRGSYTAIAVGASQDDIDNIAQPLYSSPHQSKPSVLFAGEHTHANFYSTVHGAYLSGRTAAQILLTPDSPQEIVMESDSSDLSSWIQGIALD; encoded by the exons ATGAGTGAGGATGGTGCAGCGACAACTAGCAACAAAACGGCGGAAACGATGAAcaacgatcagcagcagcaacagcaggatAAGCGTAAGCACAAAGTGATCATAGTAGGTGCCGGCATGGCAGGACTCTCGTCCGCGAACCACCTGGCGAAGAACGGCTGCACGGATTTCCTCATACTCGAAGGGCGCAACCGTGTCGGTGGTCGCATCGTTTCGATCGATATGGGATCGCAGAAG ATCGAGCTCGGTGCCAACTGGATCCATGGCGTCCTTGGCAACCCAATGTTCGAGCTAGCGATGCAACACGGACTGATCAGCATTATCAACATACCAAAGCCGCACAAGGTGGTAGCAGCGACGGAGGACGGCAAACAGGTACCGTTCCAGATACTGCAGGAAATCTACGAAGCGTACGTGTGCTTTCTGCGGCGCTGCGAGGAGTACTTCCTGTGTCAGTATCTACCACCGCCCGACATACACAGTGTCGGCGAGCACATTAATCTGGAGGTGGAGCTGTACCTAAACGGCGTCGACTGCCAGAAGGAGAAGCATCTGCGGAAGCTCATCTTTGACTGTCTGCTAAAGCGCGAAACGTGCATCACCGGGTGCCATAGTATGGACGAGATCGATCTACTCGAGCTTGGCAGCTACACGGAGCTACAGGGCGGCAATATTGTGCTACCGTCCGGGTACAGCTCCATTCTGAAACCGTTGTGCGACAATCTGCCAAACGAAAACGTTGTACTGTCGTGTCCGGTGCGACGCATTCACTGGAAGCGAAAAGCGGCCCTACGAGCTGCCAGTAGCGGTGCGGCAGCGAGCGGTGCTAGTGATACGATTCTGGAAGAGGACGAAGATGATGGTAACGAGTCGGACGATTCCGATCGTACCGTTACGGAGGTACCGATTGGAGGCGATGCGCAAGGCACCGCAGACGAGCAGAAAGCAACTGCAGCGACAAAAATCCTCAAAACATCGACCGCAAACGTGGTGGTGGAGTGTGAAAATGGGGCCGTTTATGAGGCGGATCATGTGATTTGTACCCTCCCGTTGGGAGTGCTTAAGGAGCAAAGCGAAACGCTGTTCGTGCCAGCGTTGCCGCAGTACAAGATCGAATCGATCGACAGTTTGCTGTTTGGCACGGTGGACAAAATATTTCTCGAGTACGATCGTCCGTTTTTGAACGCGACCATCAGTGAAATTATGCTACTGTGGGACGGACAGGATGGCAGCGATGGGGAGGCGCCCGATGAAACGCAGGAACCGGACGGACAGTGGTTGAAGGACAATTGGTACAAAAAGATATACTCCTTCTCGAAGGTGTCCGATACGCTGCTGCTCGGTTGGATATCGGGCCGGGAAGCGGAATACATGGAGACGCTATCGCACGAAATCGTTGCGGAACGTTGCACAGAAATATTGCGCCAGTTCCTGAAGGACCCGTTcgtaccgaaaccgaaacggtGCGTATGTACCAGCTGGCGCAAGCAACCGTTCAGTCGTGGTTCGTACACGGCCATTGCCGTTGGTGCCTCGCAGGACGATATCGACAACATTGCCCAGCCGCTCTACTCGAGTCCTCATCAGTCGAAG CCCTCGGTACTGTTCGCCGGTGAGCATACGCATGCGAATTTCTACTCGACGGTGCACGGTGCCTATCTGAGCGGTCGAACCGCGGCCCAGATCCTGCTGACACCCGACTCTCCGCAGGAGATTGTGATGGAATCGGACAGCAGCGATCTCAGCTCGTGGATTCAGGGCATAGCGCTAGATTAG